In Haloarcula sp. H-GB4, a single genomic region encodes these proteins:
- a CDS encoding VOC family protein, with translation MDQATLSSEAEIGRVALTVADPSPAVDFYRDVVGLQVLDSGSDWTVLGAGGQALLVLNHRPDAPARDASETGLYHVAFRVPSRAALGDALRRIDSEWTLDGASDHGVSEALYLSDPAGNGVEIYRDFPQASWGETPSGHVEMVTELLDTQSVAAAATGEQSMPADSDIGHVHLEVSSVETARSFYANALGLRVRATYDGAVFLAAGDYHHHIGANVWQRRSRPHTGQGLAWFEIRLPDEATLEAAEKRLRQSDYTVAETDAGLTVHDGDDIELRLRT, from the coding sequence ATGGATCAGGCGACTCTTTCATCGGAAGCCGAGATCGGCCGGGTGGCCCTGACCGTTGCTGACCCCTCTCCGGCCGTCGATTTCTACCGTGATGTTGTTGGCCTGCAGGTACTAGACTCGGGCAGCGACTGGACGGTACTCGGTGCGGGAGGACAGGCGCTTCTGGTTCTGAACCATCGGCCGGACGCACCAGCGAGAGATGCTTCAGAGACTGGGCTGTATCACGTCGCGTTTCGCGTTCCATCGCGAGCGGCACTGGGTGATGCTCTCCGTCGCATCGACTCCGAGTGGACACTCGACGGTGCATCGGACCACGGTGTCAGCGAGGCGCTGTATCTGTCGGACCCGGCCGGTAACGGCGTCGAGATCTACCGTGACTTTCCGCAGGCATCGTGGGGTGAGACACCGTCGGGGCACGTCGAAATGGTAACTGAACTCCTCGACACGCAGTCAGTCGCGGCTGCTGCGACCGGCGAACAGTCGATGCCCGCCGACTCCGACATCGGACACGTACATCTAGAAGTCTCGTCAGTGGAGACAGCCCGGTCGTTCTACGCCAACGCACTCGGACTGCGCGTCAGGGCCACGTACGACGGCGCGGTGTTCCTGGCGGCCGGTGACTACCACCACCACATCGGGGCCAACGTCTGGCAGCGGCGGTCCAGACCCCACACCGGGCAGGGGCTGGCGTGGTTCGAGATTCGACTCCCCGACGAAGCGACTCTTGAGGCGGCAGAGAAGCGCCTCCGTCAGTCCGACTATACTGTCGCGGAAACCGATGCCGGTCTCACAGTGCACGACGGCGACGACATCGAACTCCGCCTGCGAACTTGA
- a CDS encoding UPF0058 family protein has product MKKQELIHLHGLLAQVQNHYEAESGTEVDHDEYAELGVKPTSIHKSKTDHKAAVFAIADGIASEMADETKEPVSAAAD; this is encoded by the coding sequence ATGAAAAAGCAGGAGCTCATCCACCTTCACGGCCTGCTTGCACAGGTACAGAACCACTACGAAGCCGAATCCGGGACGGAAGTGGACCACGACGAATACGCGGAACTGGGCGTTAAGCCGACATCGATTCACAAGTCGAAAACAGACCACAAGGCCGCTGTCTTTGCGATTGCTGACGGTATTGCCTCTGAGATGGCCGACGAAACCAAAGAGCCTGTTTCTGCCGCCGCGGACTAA
- a CDS encoding DUF555 domain-containing protein has translation MNCRVVVEAAVPVYDVASADEAVRIAISKTGEMLNPDLNYVEINMGDRHCPHCGETLEPAFLAADESLVALELEMTVFNVERDEHAARIARKEIGQRLENIPLDVLEIEEIPEESDETTEDESSSAESEADTDDLSSDQSTDESDDVLPEFEELIDE, from the coding sequence ATGAATTGCCGAGTTGTTGTCGAGGCCGCAGTCCCAGTATACGACGTGGCATCTGCGGACGAGGCAGTTCGTATCGCCATCTCGAAAACGGGGGAGATGCTGAACCCCGACCTCAACTACGTCGAGATCAACATGGGGGATCGGCACTGTCCACACTGCGGCGAGACACTGGAACCCGCGTTTCTCGCAGCTGACGAGAGTCTCGTCGCACTCGAACTGGAGATGACCGTCTTCAACGTCGAACGAGACGAACACGCCGCCCGAATTGCACGCAAGGAGATCGGGCAACGGCTCGAAAACATCCCGCTCGATGTGCTCGAAATCGAAGAGATTCCGGAGGAGTCTGACGAGACGACAGAAGACGAGTCCTCGTCCGCAGAGTCGGAAGCCGACACCGATGACCTGTCGTCGGACCAATCCACGGACGAATCGGACGACGTGTTACCCGAGTTCGAGGAATTAATCGATGAGTAA
- a CDS encoding DNA-3-methyladenine glycosylase, giving the protein MEQGVIDVGSLAGGIDLQATVESGQSYLWNRDDGEMYQREGATGGDAWYWTTVRRDGSPEVIRVRQRDGMLEWESTIDAEVDLRRLLRLDDDLTAIRTTAPDDDVVQSAYETFWGLRLVQDSPFGSLISFICSAQMRVARIHSMQQALRDTFGEEIEFSGRTYNAYPTPSALAETTEERLRDLGLGYRAPYVQRTAEMVASGEADPEEAVGLDYEDARESLTRFVGVGDKVADCVLLFSLDYLEAVPLDTWIRTTIEEYYPECEQGNYTDTSRAIRAALGCEYAGYTQTYLFHYLRTGSNED; this is encoded by the coding sequence ATGGAACAGGGCGTCATTGATGTTGGGTCGCTGGCAGGCGGTATCGATTTGCAGGCAACTGTCGAGAGCGGGCAGTCCTATCTCTGGAACCGGGACGACGGCGAGATGTACCAGCGCGAGGGCGCAACCGGCGGGGACGCCTGGTACTGGACGACAGTCCGCCGGGATGGGTCACCAGAGGTCATCCGTGTCCGGCAGCGGGATGGGATGCTCGAATGGGAATCGACGATTGATGCCGAAGTGGACCTCAGGCGACTCCTTCGGCTTGACGACGACCTCACCGCGATTCGGACGACAGCACCGGACGACGACGTGGTTCAGTCGGCCTATGAGACGTTCTGGGGGTTGCGACTGGTTCAGGACTCCCCGTTCGGGTCCCTCATCTCGTTCATCTGTTCAGCCCAGATGCGTGTCGCCCGAATACACAGTATGCAGCAGGCGCTCCGTGATACGTTCGGCGAAGAGATAGAGTTCAGCGGGCGAACGTACAACGCCTATCCGACGCCATCGGCGCTGGCTGAAACGACAGAAGAACGGCTCCGGGACCTCGGACTGGGCTATCGTGCGCCGTACGTCCAGCGTACCGCGGAAATGGTCGCAAGCGGCGAGGCCGACCCCGAGGAAGCTGTCGGCCTTGACTACGAGGACGCCAGAGAATCGCTCACCCGCTTCGTCGGCGTCGGCGACAAGGTCGCAGATTGCGTGTTGCTGTTCTCGCTTGATTACCTCGAAGCGGTCCCGCTAGACACCTGGATCCGGACAACAATCGAGGAGTACTATCCGGAGTGCGAGCAGGGGAACTACACCGACACGTCGCGGGCTATCCGGGCAGCACTGGGTTGTGAGTACGCCGGCTACACACAGACGTATCTGTTCCATTACCTCCGAACGGGCAGCAACGAAGACTGA
- a CDS encoding acylphosphatase — translation MAEGDSITEAAGKSSDMTRTRAHVFVSGRVQGVYYRATTRERAQDQGVNGWVRNLDDGCVEAVFEGPEADVEAMIEFCHEGSDRANVTDVEVEYEDPEGVDGFEVRW, via the coding sequence GTGGCGGAAGGCGACAGTATAACGGAGGCCGCCGGCAAATCCTCGGATATGACTCGCACGCGAGCACACGTGTTCGTCTCCGGTCGTGTTCAGGGCGTCTATTACAGAGCGACCACACGGGAGCGCGCACAGGACCAAGGAGTCAACGGGTGGGTCCGGAACCTCGACGACGGCTGTGTCGAAGCAGTGTTCGAAGGCCCTGAAGCCGACGTTGAGGCGATGATCGAGTTCTGCCACGAGGGGAGCGACCGCGCGAACGTGACCGACGTCGAAGTCGAGTACGAGGACCCGGAGGGTGTCGACGGCTTCGAGGTCCGCTGGTAG
- a CDS encoding NAD(P)H-hydrate dehydratase: MLTGSEMGVVDENAAALGVPRKQLMESSGHAVARAVGSIADPGEQVTIVAGRGNNGGDALVAARFLDDYDLRVLLLGRPGAISTTIARENWEALQHAEYPTETVRDSSALELGTPDVVVDAMLGTGITGDLREPAATAATSMNESDATVLSVDVPSGLDAETGRLAENAVDADHVVTFHDTKPGLPALDVPVTVADIGIPDAAELFIERGDLTRLERDPASHKGDNGEVLVVGGGPYTGAPALTAQAALRSGADLVRVACPAVVAREIQSYSENLILRPFDGDHLAPPHVDRLAELAADHDTLIVGPGLGDADATLDAVADLLSGFEGTAVVDADALSVVPDIETDAELICTPHQGELLGMGGETAEDWQERADVVESFAAEVGQTLLVKGPYDIVSDGERTRVGRTGNPGMTVGGTGDVLAGVTGALASVQDPLDAAAIAAYTVGSVGDRVVDDRGYGLVATDLLDEIPSVLWQREAEP, from the coding sequence ATGCTCACCGGCTCCGAAATGGGTGTCGTCGATGAGAACGCTGCCGCGCTCGGTGTCCCGCGTAAGCAGTTGATGGAGTCGTCCGGCCACGCCGTCGCACGGGCGGTCGGTTCCATCGCTGATCCCGGCGAACAGGTCACTATCGTCGCCGGACGGGGAAACAACGGTGGGGACGCGCTCGTCGCCGCCCGTTTCCTCGACGACTACGACCTTCGCGTCTTGTTACTTGGGCGTCCGGGTGCCATCTCGACGACGATTGCCAGAGAGAACTGGGAAGCCCTCCAGCACGCTGAGTACCCGACAGAGACGGTCAGAGATTCTTCGGCGCTAGAGCTTGGAACCCCCGATGTCGTCGTCGACGCGATGCTGGGCACGGGTATCACCGGCGACCTCCGGGAACCGGCGGCGACGGCTGCCACAAGCATGAACGAGAGCGACGCGACCGTCCTCTCTGTCGATGTCCCGTCCGGCCTCGACGCTGAAACAGGGCGGCTGGCCGAGAACGCTGTCGACGCCGACCACGTCGTCACGTTTCATGACACCAAGCCCGGCCTGCCCGCCCTCGACGTGCCGGTCACCGTTGCCGACATCGGCATCCCCGACGCGGCGGAGCTGTTCATTGAGCGAGGTGACCTCACGCGACTCGAACGTGACCCGGCGAGCCACAAGGGCGACAACGGCGAGGTGCTGGTCGTCGGTGGCGGCCCGTACACCGGTGCACCGGCGCTCACGGCACAGGCCGCCCTCAGAAGCGGGGCCGACCTCGTTCGAGTCGCCTGCCCCGCTGTCGTCGCTCGCGAGATCCAGTCCTACAGCGAGAACCTCATCCTCAGACCCTTCGACGGGGATCACCTCGCGCCGCCGCACGTCGACCGCCTCGCCGAACTGGCGGCAGACCACGACACGCTGATTGTTGGACCGGGGCTCGGAGATGCCGACGCGACGCTGGATGCTGTTGCGGACCTGCTGTCCGGATTCGAAGGAACGGCCGTCGTCGACGCCGACGCGCTGTCGGTAGTCCCGGACATCGAAACGGACGCGGAACTCATCTGCACACCCCATCAGGGCGAACTGCTCGGTATGGGTGGTGAGACAGCCGAGGACTGGCAGGAACGGGCGGACGTAGTGGAGTCCTTCGCGGCGGAGGTCGGCCAGACGCTGCTAGTCAAAGGTCCGTACGACATCGTCTCCGATGGGGAGCGGACCCGCGTGGGCCGGACGGGCAATCCGGGAATGACGGTCGGCGGAACCGGCGACGTGCTCGCAGGTGTGACGGGCGCACTCGCCTCCGTTCAGGATCCACTTGATGCGGCTGCCATCGCCGCCTACACTGTCGGCAGTGTCGGTGACCGCGTCGTTGACGACCGCGGCTACGGACTGGTTGCGACGGACTTGCTAGACGAGATACCAAGTGTTCTGTGGCAGCGAGAAGCAGAGCCGTAG
- the hflX gene encoding GTPase HflX, with translation MTATHTTERAVIAKRVDSGTADTTEIRDLARAAGYDVVGEVTQTRTEDPAYHLGEGKVTRLSNAVAREEAAVVIFDNQLGPYQTYNIGNELPERVRVIDRFRLILEIFGQRAQTRKAQLQVELAELRYELPRAEAKASLAKRDERPGFMGLGEYDESREEDIKKQIANIRDELESIEETERHRREQRRESGFDLVALAGYTNAGKSTLLRRLADDLDVDENDDLHPDLDTTAESEDRLFTTLGTTTRRAEVGKREVLVTDTVGFIQDLPHWLVESFKSTLGSVYHADLVLLVVDVSESVEEIREKLVTSHDTLYERNEAPIVTVLNKTDMVDDEEVRRKKDALSSLAPNPVAVSAKQGLNMDDLTDRIDHELPDYEHERLVLPMTDDTMSLVSWIHDHASVETVDYGDQVVIEFEARPAIIEQSRAKAGDLVGASA, from the coding sequence GTGACGGCGACACACACCACCGAACGAGCGGTCATCGCGAAGCGCGTCGACAGTGGCACCGCCGACACGACAGAAATCCGGGACCTCGCCCGGGCGGCCGGGTACGATGTCGTCGGCGAAGTGACACAGACCAGAACGGAGGACCCGGCGTACCACCTCGGCGAGGGGAAGGTAACCCGACTGAGCAACGCGGTCGCCCGTGAAGAGGCTGCTGTCGTCATCTTCGACAACCAGCTCGGCCCGTACCAGACGTACAACATCGGGAACGAACTCCCCGAGCGAGTGCGCGTCATCGACCGTTTCCGGCTTATCCTCGAAATCTTCGGCCAGCGAGCCCAGACTCGAAAGGCCCAGCTGCAGGTCGAACTCGCGGAGCTACGCTACGAACTCCCGCGTGCCGAGGCCAAGGCGAGCCTGGCCAAACGCGACGAGCGCCCGGGGTTCATGGGCCTCGGCGAGTACGACGAGTCCCGCGAAGAGGACATCAAAAAGCAGATCGCCAACATCCGGGACGAGCTGGAATCCATCGAGGAGACCGAGCGACACCGTCGGGAACAGCGCCGGGAGTCCGGCTTCGACCTCGTTGCCCTCGCCGGCTACACCAACGCCGGAAAATCAACACTCCTGCGCCGCCTCGCTGACGACCTCGACGTTGACGAGAACGACGACCTCCATCCTGACCTCGACACCACGGCAGAGAGCGAGGACCGCCTGTTCACGACGCTCGGGACGACCACTCGCCGCGCCGAAGTCGGGAAGCGCGAAGTGCTGGTCACCGACACGGTTGGGTTCATTCAGGACCTCCCGCACTGGCTCGTCGAGTCGTTCAAGTCCACGCTGGGGTCGGTGTATCACGCCGATCTCGTCTTGCTCGTTGTCGATGTCTCCGAATCGGTCGAGGAAATCCGGGAGAAACTGGTGACGAGCCACGATACGCTGTACGAGCGCAACGAAGCCCCCATCGTCACGGTCCTCAACAAGACCGACATGGTTGACGACGAGGAGGTCCGTCGCAAGAAAGACGCACTCTCGTCGCTGGCCCCGAACCCCGTCGCCGTCAGCGCCAAACAGGGGCTCAACATGGATGACCTCACGGACCGCATCGACCACGAACTGCCGGACTACGAGCACGAACGGCTCGTCCTCCCGATGACCGACGATACGATGAGTCTCGTCTCGTGGATTCACGACCACGCCAGCGTCGAGACGGTCGATTACGGCGACCAGGTAGTCATCGAGTTCGAGGCGCGGCCGGCAATCATCGAGCAGTCCCGGGCGAAAGCGGGGGACTTGGTCGGTGCGTCGGCCTGA
- the katG gene encoding catalase/peroxidase HPI, translating to MAETPNSDMSSAAGGRSKRPKSNQDWWPNKLNLEILDQNTRDVGPMEDDFDYAEEFQKLDLEAVKSDLEELMTSSQDWWPADYGHYGPLFIRMAWHSAGTYRTADGRGGAAGGRQRFAPINSWPDNANLDKARRLLLPIKQKYGRKISWADLMILAGNVAIESMGFKTFGYAGGREDAFEEDKAVNWGPEDEFETQERFDEPGEIEEGLGASVMGLIYVNPEGPDGNPDPEASAKNIRQTFDRMAMNDKETAALIAGGHTFGKVHGADDPEENLGPEPEAAPIEQQGLGWQNKNGNSKGGEMITSGIEGPWTQSPTEWDMGYINNLLDYEWEPEKGPGGAWQWAPKSEELKNSVPDAHDPSEKQTPMMLTTDIALKQDPDYREVMETFQENPMEFGMNFAKAWYKLTHRDMGPPERFLGPEVPDEEMIWQDPLPDADYGLIGDAEIAELKEEILDSDLSITQLVKTAWASASTYRDSDKRGGANGARLRLEPQKNWEVNEPEQLETVLETLKNIQTEFNDSRSDGTQVSLADLIVLGGNAAVEQAAANAGYDVEIPFEPGRVDAGPEHTDAPSFDALKPKVDGARNYIQDDITRPAEEVLVDNADLLNLTASELTALIGGMRSIGANYQDTDLGVLTDEPETLTNDFFVNLLDMGTEWEPAADSEHRYKGLDRDTGEVKWEATRIDLIFGSNDRLRAISEVYGSADAEETLVHDFVDTWSKVMKLDRFDLE from the coding sequence ATGGCAGAAACACCGAATTCCGATATGAGCAGTGCCGCAGGCGGACGTTCGAAGCGACCAAAATCTAACCAGGACTGGTGGCCAAATAAGCTGAACCTCGAAATCCTCGACCAGAACACCCGGGATGTCGGCCCGATGGAGGATGACTTTGATTACGCCGAAGAGTTCCAGAAGCTCGACCTCGAAGCGGTGAAGTCGGATCTCGAAGAGCTGATGACGTCCTCCCAGGACTGGTGGCCGGCTGACTACGGCCACTACGGGCCACTGTTCATCCGGATGGCCTGGCACAGTGCCGGGACGTACCGGACCGCCGACGGTCGCGGCGGCGCGGCTGGCGGTCGACAGCGCTTTGCACCGATCAACAGCTGGCCGGATAACGCGAACCTCGACAAGGCGCGACGGCTGCTCCTGCCGATCAAACAGAAATACGGCCGCAAGATCTCCTGGGCCGATCTGATGATCCTCGCAGGGAACGTCGCTATCGAGTCGATGGGATTCAAGACCTTTGGCTACGCTGGCGGCCGCGAGGATGCGTTCGAGGAGGATAAGGCTGTCAATTGGGGGCCAGAAGACGAGTTCGAGACCCAGGAGCGCTTCGACGAGCCGGGCGAAATCGAAGAAGGGCTCGGTGCCTCTGTGATGGGTCTCATCTACGTGAACCCGGAAGGGCCGGACGGCAACCCGGACCCGGAGGCGTCGGCGAAGAACATCCGGCAGACGTTCGACCGGATGGCGATGAACGACAAAGAGACAGCCGCGCTCATCGCCGGCGGACACACGTTTGGCAAAGTTCACGGCGCTGACGACCCCGAGGAGAACCTCGGTCCCGAGCCGGAAGCGGCCCCAATCGAGCAACAGGGCCTCGGGTGGCAGAACAAGAACGGCAACAGCAAGGGCGGCGAGATGATTACGAGCGGTATCGAAGGCCCGTGGACCCAGTCGCCGACTGAGTGGGACATGGGGTATATCAACAACCTGCTTGACTACGAGTGGGAACCGGAGAAGGGTCCCGGTGGCGCGTGGCAGTGGGCCCCCAAGAGCGAGGAGCTGAAAAACAGCGTGCCGGACGCCCACGATCCGTCCGAGAAGCAGACGCCGATGATGCTCACGACGGATATCGCCCTGAAGCAAGATCCGGATTACCGAGAGGTCATGGAGACCTTCCAGGAGAACCCAATGGAGTTCGGGATGAACTTCGCGAAGGCCTGGTATAAGCTGACCCACCGCGACATGGGGCCGCCCGAGCGATTCCTCGGTCCGGAGGTTCCTGACGAGGAGATGATCTGGCAGGACCCGCTCCCGGACGCTGACTACGGCCTCATCGGGGACGCAGAAATCGCCGAGCTCAAGGAAGAAATCCTCGACTCGGATCTCTCCATCACCCAGCTCGTCAAGACCGCGTGGGCGTCAGCATCGACCTACCGCGACAGCGATAAGCGCGGCGGCGCCAATGGCGCTCGTCTCCGACTCGAACCCCAGAAGAACTGGGAAGTCAACGAGCCGGAGCAGCTGGAGACGGTTCTGGAGACGCTCAAAAACATCCAGACAGAGTTCAACGACTCACGCTCCGACGGGACGCAGGTCTCGCTTGCTGATCTGATCGTGCTGGGCGGCAACGCGGCCGTCGAGCAGGCAGCAGCGAACGCCGGCTACGATGTCGAAATCCCGTTCGAACCCGGCCGAGTGGATGCCGGGCCGGAACACACCGACGCCCCCTCCTTCGACGCCCTCAAGCCGAAGGTCGACGGGGCTCGAAACTACATCCAGGACGACATCACGCGACCAGCCGAGGAAGTGCTGGTCGACAACGCGGATCTGCTGAACCTGACGGCCTCGGAACTGACGGCGCTGATCGGCGGCATGCGTTCGATCGGTGCGAACTACCAGGACACCGACCTCGGCGTCTTGACCGACGAACCGGAGACGCTGACCAACGACTTCTTCGTGAACCTGCTGGACATGGGCACGGAGTGGGAGCCCGCAGCGGACTCGGAACACCGGTATAAGGGCCTCGACCGCGACACCGGCGAGGTCAAGTGGGAAGCCACACGCATCGACCTCATCTTCGGCTCGAACGACCGGCTCCGGGCCATCTCGGAAGTCTACGGCTCTGCCGACGCGGAAGAGACGCTCGTCCACGACTTCGTGGACACGTGGAGCAAGGTCATGAAGCTCGACCGCTTCGACCTCGAATAG
- a CDS encoding FUN14 domain-containing protein, whose amino-acid sequence MGEFVLQLDGLGLQQMGLEFGGGGLIGGIIGFAAKKIAKLIAVIVGIELALFKFLETRGILQVNWDAIGGAAQNATGTAGNATATQPPSWITSLLSALPVSAGFTAGFLVGFKKG is encoded by the coding sequence ATGGGTGAGTTCGTACTCCAACTAGATGGGTTGGGCCTCCAGCAGATGGGCCTCGAATTCGGTGGTGGCGGCCTTATCGGCGGGATCATCGGGTTCGCCGCCAAGAAGATCGCAAAACTCATTGCCGTCATCGTCGGCATTGAGCTGGCGCTGTTCAAGTTCCTTGAGACACGCGGCATCCTGCAGGTGAACTGGGACGCAATAGGCGGGGCCGCACAGAACGCAACTGGCACTGCCGGGAACGCGACGGCGACACAACCACCGTCCTGGATCACGTCGCTGCTCTCGGCCCTGCCGGTCAGCGCCGGTTTTACGGCCGGGTTTCTCGTCGGATTCAAGAAGGGGTAA
- a CDS encoding ribosome assembly factor SBDS: protein MISLDEAVTARLESHGQRFEVLVDPDAALAIKRDDFDDDLEDVIAAEDVFEDASRGDRPPENMLEEVFDTTDPMAIIPEVIKRGEIQITADQRREMQEQKHKQLIQRITRNAVNPQMDDAPHPPERIESALEETDFRVDPMEPVEAQVDDALDALRPVIPIRFDEVTVAVQVPADYAGSAQAQIRQFGDLEREEWQSDGSWVGVMTFPAGLQNDFYDVVNEHTSGEAETQIIKDEDDISTRG, encoded by the coding sequence ATGATATCGCTTGACGAGGCGGTGACGGCGCGCCTCGAATCCCACGGTCAACGGTTCGAGGTACTGGTGGATCCGGACGCTGCGCTGGCGATAAAACGTGATGACTTCGACGACGACCTTGAGGACGTTATCGCGGCGGAGGACGTGTTCGAGGACGCCTCGCGAGGGGACCGACCGCCCGAGAATATGCTCGAAGAGGTGTTTGACACGACCGATCCGATGGCTATCATTCCCGAAGTTATCAAGCGGGGAGAGATTCAGATCACGGCCGACCAGCGCCGTGAAATGCAGGAACAAAAGCACAAACAGCTCATCCAGCGGATTACGCGTAACGCGGTCAATCCGCAGATGGACGACGCGCCACACCCGCCGGAGCGAATCGAGTCCGCCCTCGAAGAAACGGATTTCAGAGTTGACCCGATGGAGCCCGTCGAGGCGCAGGTCGACGACGCCCTCGATGCGCTCCGACCAGTCATCCCAATCCGGTTTGATGAGGTCACCGTCGCCGTGCAGGTCCCCGCGGATTACGCCGGGAGCGCCCAGGCACAGATCCGTCAGTTCGGCGACCTCGAACGCGAGGAGTGGCAGTCCGACGGCTCGTGGGTCGGCGTCATGACGTTCCCGGCCGGCCTGCAGAACGACTTCTATGACGTGGTGAACGAGCACACAAGCGGCGAGGCGGAGACCCAAATCATCAAAGACGAAGACGATATCAGTACACGCGGCTGA
- the psmA gene encoding archaeal proteasome endopeptidase complex subunit alpha, producing MQGQNQQQAYDRGITIFSPDGRLYQVEYAREAVKRGTASIGVRTSDGVVLAVDKRIRSPLMERSSVEKIHKADDHIGIASAGHVADARQLIDFARRQAQVNQLRYGEPVGVETLTKEITDYIQQYTQVGGARPFGVALIIGGIVNGEPRLFETDPSGTPYEWKALAVGADRGDIRDYLEEHYDEGMDLDEGVDLALAALASVNEDGLTPEGIGVATVDVETETFGQLTDEEKETHLAEADLLDTGEDVDDEGEDEDATEE from the coding sequence ATGCAGGGACAAAATCAACAGCAGGCCTACGACCGCGGGATCACTATTTTCTCGCCGGACGGACGCCTCTACCAGGTCGAGTACGCCCGCGAAGCGGTCAAACGCGGCACAGCAAGTATCGGCGTCAGAACAAGCGACGGCGTCGTTCTCGCCGTGGACAAGCGCATCCGATCGCCGCTGATGGAGCGCTCCTCGGTCGAGAAGATCCACAAGGCCGACGACCACATCGGCATCGCCTCGGCCGGCCACGTCGCTGACGCCCGACAGCTCATCGACTTCGCCCGCCGACAGGCGCAGGTGAACCAGCTCCGCTACGGCGAGCCGGTCGGCGTCGAGACCCTCACCAAGGAAATCACCGACTACATCCAGCAGTACACGCAGGTCGGTGGCGCGCGCCCGTTCGGTGTCGCCCTCATCATCGGCGGCATCGTCAACGGCGAGCCGCGCCTGTTCGAGACCGATCCCTCCGGGACGCCCTACGAGTGGAAGGCCCTCGCCGTCGGGGCCGACCGCGGCGACATCCGGGACTACCTCGAAGAGCACTACGACGAAGGGATGGACCTTGACGAGGGCGTCGACCTCGCACTGGCCGCCCTCGCGTCGGTCAACGAAGACGGACTCACGCCGGAAGGCATCGGCGTCGCTACGGTTGACGTGGAAACGGAGACATTCGGTCAGCTGACCGACGAGGAGAAAGAGACCCACCTCGCAGAGGCTGATCTGCTTGATACCGGCGAAGACGTGGACGACGAAGGCGAAGACGAAGACGCCACCGAAGAGTAA
- a CDS encoding Rpp14/Pop5 family protein gives MKHLPKHLRPRWRYLAVGIETWPNASFGRRAFQREVWYAAQNLLGDTGSAETDMTVLQFHGYDGTAEAIVRTRRGQTDPARAALTCLDSVDNDDVRVRVRGISGTVRACEEKYIRGPPESTEQRHVVFENADRSATVRPPRYDVETASDVAFVGATALDFR, from the coding sequence ATGAAACACCTCCCAAAGCATCTCCGGCCCCGGTGGCGCTATCTCGCCGTCGGTATCGAGACGTGGCCGAATGCCTCCTTCGGTCGCCGGGCGTTCCAGCGCGAGGTGTGGTACGCCGCCCAGAACCTGCTGGGGGACACCGGCAGCGCCGAGACAGATATGACCGTCCTCCAGTTCCACGGCTACGACGGCACGGCCGAAGCTATCGTCCGGACCAGACGCGGCCAGACGGACCCGGCACGGGCCGCGCTGACCTGTCTGGACAGCGTCGATAACGATGACGTTCGGGTCCGTGTCCGGGGGATTAGCGGCACCGTGCGTGCCTGTGAAGAAAAGTATATACGCGGGCCGCCGGAATCCACTGAACAGAGACACGTCGTGTTCGAGAACGCAGACCGGAGCGCTACTGTTCGGCCTCCGCGCTACGATGTCGAAACGGCCTCCGACGTTGCGTTCGTCGGCGCGACAGCACTCGATTTCCGATAA
- a CDS encoding DUF2391 domain-containing protein — translation MKERQKHKLADTAQQIVGGFLLSGPFVVTQEVWALALNMTVFHNVFLVCIVAAIGYGGLYGADNDRNPRREAAVAGVPVRFISVLVVAFGSVGTLAIAVTAPDQFLGDLPLADQMVVTFRAVSVGAVFSVVGAVTTDSLF, via the coding sequence ATGAAAGAACGACAAAAGCACAAGCTCGCGGACACGGCTCAACAGATCGTCGGCGGGTTCCTGCTGTCCGGTCCCTTCGTCGTGACCCAGGAGGTGTGGGCGCTGGCGCTGAACATGACCGTCTTCCACAACGTATTCCTCGTCTGTATTGTCGCCGCCATCGGATACGGCGGGCTGTACGGCGCTGACAACGACCGTAACCCCAGACGCGAAGCCGCGGTCGCCGGCGTCCCGGTCCGATTCATCTCTGTCCTGGTTGTCGCGTTCGGCTCCGTCGGAACGCTCGCAATCGCGGTCACGGCTCCCGACCAGTTCCTGGGTGACCTTCCCCTGGCTGACCAGATGGTCGTCACGTTCCGCGCCGTCAGCGTCGGGGCTGTGTTCAGCGTCGTCGGCGCGGTGACGACCGATAGCCTGTTCTGA